The genomic segment ACCCCGCCCACGAATCCGCGCTGCATAAAGGCGTTCACGCGGAAGCGGGCTTTTTCCCCCAGGGCGAACGAGAAGTCCAGCTCGCGCTTTTCCTCGAAGGTGCGCTGCTGGCGCTCGTTCATCATCGAGTACATCAGCTTGCGGGTCTCGGTCGCGGCGAGCGGGGCCATCCCCTGCTGCACCTCGTAGTTGCCGCTGAGCTTGAACTGCGGGGGCAGGCCCACCGTCAGGATGATGTCGGACGCGCCCTTCTCGGCGGCGAAACGCAGGATGTCGGTGATGTCGGGGGCAGCTAGGGTCATGGGGTACCTCGGGGAGGGAAGGGAGGGAGGGGAGGCTGAGGGCGGCTTAGCCCGCCGTCACTGCGAGCACTTCTTCCAGGGTGGTCATCCCCGCGAGCGCCTTGTCGATGCCGTCCTGGCGCAGCGTCTTCATGCCGCTCTCGGCCAGGGCCACGTCGCGCAGTTCGGAGGCGGTCTGCCCGGCCCCGATGGCGCGGCGCAGGGGGTCATCGATCACCATCAGCTCGTGAATCCCCATGCGGCCCTTGTAGCCGGTGCCGCCGCAGCGGGGGCAGCCTGCCCCGCGCACGAGCGAGGCGCCGCGCACCTCCTCCTCGGCCAGCCCCAAGCGGCGCAGCACGTCGGGGTCGGCGTTGGTGGGCTGCTTGCACTCGGAGCACACCCGGCGCACCAGCCGCTGCGCGAGCACCCCAATCACCGAGGCTGAGATGTTGAACGGCTCCACGCCCATCTCGTCGAGGCGGGTGATCGCTCCCGGCGCGTCGTTCGTGTGCAGGGTCGCCAGCACGAGGTGGCCGGTGAGCGCCGCTTCGGTGGCAATCTTGGCGGTCTCGGTGTCGCGGATTTCGCCCACGAAGATGATGTCGGGGTCCTGACGCAGGAAGGCGCGGAGGGCACGGGCAAAGGTCATCCCCGCCACCGAGTTGACCTGCGACTGCACGATCCCCGGAATCTCGTACTCGATGGGGTCCTCGATGGTCGTGGTGTTCTTCTCGGGCCGGGCGATGCGCTTGAGGGTCGAGAAACTGGTAAAGGACTTGCCCGACCCCGTCGGCCCCGTCACCAGGAAGATGCCGTTGGGCTTTTCGATCACGTCGAGGTAACGCTGGAAGTTGTGCGCGGAAAAGCCGAGCTGCTCGACCTCGGGGATGTTCTCGGCCTTTTGCAGGAGGCGCATCACGGCCTTTTCCCCGTACACGGTGGGCAGGGTCGAGAGCCGGAGGTCGATGTCGATCGAGCCCTTCTTGAAGCGCACGCGGCCGTCTTGCGGCAGGCGGCGCTCGGAGATGTCGAGGTTCCCCATGATCTTGATGCGGGCGAGCACGCTCTGGGCGCTGCCGCGCGGCAACTCGGGCTGTTCGCGCAGCACGCCGTCGATGCGGTAGCGGACCCGCAGGGCCGTCTGGGTCGGCTCGATGTGGATGTCCGAGGCGTCCTGCAGGGCCGCCTCCCGGATGATCTGGTCCACCACCCGCACGACGGCGTTGTCGTCGAGTCCGGCGGAGAGGTCCACGTCCTCGCGCTTGGCCTCCCGCGCCTTGCTCTCGGCGGCGAGCTTCTGGTTCAGGGCCGCCATGTCCTTGTTGCCGTGGTAGCGCTCCAGCAACCGGGTGATGTCCTTTTCCGCCATCACGGCGGGAACGATCTCGCGGCCCGTCATCAGCTTAAGGTCGTCGAGCGCGAAGACGTTGCGCGGGTCCTTCATCGCCACGATCAGCGACTCGCCCTGCAGCCGCACGGGCACCACCCCGTAGCGCCGGGCGGTCGCCTCCGGGATCAGGAGGGCCACCGCCGCGTCGGGCGGGTTCTGGCCGGGGTCGAGGTACTCGTAGCCGAGCTGCGCGGCCAAGGAGCGGGCCAGCATCTCGGGGCTGAGCTTGCCCGACTGCACCAGCGTGTCTTCCAGCCGCCCGCCCCCCGCGTTCTGCTTTTGCAGCGCCGTGTCAATGTCGCCGGGGTTGGCGAAGCCCAGTTCGACGATCACCTCACCCAGTGGTTTGACCTTGCCGCCCCGCGCCTGCACCTGTAGGGCCTCGCGCAGTTGTGCCCGCGAGAGCGTCCCCTGCTGCACCATCTGCTCGCCCAGGCGGGTGCGCTGGGGATAGCAGCGCTCGATCAGGGCCTCGACATCACGCGGGCGGGCCAGGATCAGGCTGACCGGGCGACCGATCAGGGCTTCGAGTTCCTCGCGGCGGCGGGGATCGCTCGTCAGGACCGTCACGGCGGCGGCCGTCTCCTCGACCGGGACCGCCGAGAGCCGCAGCGCGTCTGCCCGCAGCAGCGCTCCCAGCACGTCTTCCGGGGGCTGCAGGCCGCGCGTGTCGGGGAGGTAGGGGGCGCCCGCCTGCTCGGCCAGCACCTCGTACAGCCGCTCCTCGGTCAGCGCCCCCTGCGTCACCAGCGTCGCCCCCAGCGACTCGCCGGTCTGCTGCTGGGCATCGAGTGCCACCTGAAGTTGCGCGTCGGTGATCAGCCCCCGTGTGGTGAGCAACCGGCCGAGTTGCCCGCCGTTCGCGTCGCCGCCCTCCTCGCCGGGCAGGGGCACGTCCAGCCCGAGTTCGGGGTAGTAGGTCCCGATGGCCCACAGCACCTGATCGCGCAGCGCCTGATACGGCTCGATGTTCAGGCCCGAGTCGTCCTCCAGCGCCTCGATGGCAAGGCTGGACAGGGGATCCACAAAGGCCACCCGCAGCGTGTCGCCCTCCCGCGCGAAGGGAAAGGCCGCCATCGCCTGCGCCGTCTGCGCCCGCACCGCCGACACCGCCCGGGCCTCCGGCGTGACCACCAGCAGGTTGACGAGGGGAATGCCCAGCGCTTCCTCGATGGCCCGCGCGATGCGCTTCTCGCCGACCTGCCCGGAGTCGATCAATATGTCGGCCAGCCGCCCGCCGACCTCGGCGTGCCGGACGAGCGCCTTTTGCAGTTCGGTGTCACTGACGTAGCCCTGTTCGAGCAGGATCGCTCCGAGTCTCCGGTCGCCGATGGAAAGTGCCACTGTGCCTCCTGGGTGGGGTGAGAGCGGGGTCAGGCCCGCCAGTCGTGTCCGTAGCGTTTGAGAACCGCGCGTTCGAGCTTGCGGGTCACGCGGGTGTGCGGCAGGGCGTTGTCGGCCAGCGGGTGAACGAGGATGGTGTGCATTCCCGCGAGATTGCCGCCCAGCACGTCGGTGAAGACCTGATCGCCCACCATGCCGACCTGATAGGGCGGCAGCCCGAGCTTGGCGAGCGCCTGACGGAACGCGCGGGGATTGGGTTTGCCCGCCATCCCGACGCCCTCGAAGCCGAGCTTGTCGAGCCAGAAGCGGGCACGCCTCCCCGTCGCGTTGCTCAGGAGGTAAAGCCGGATGCCGGAACGGCGCAGGTCGGCGGCCCAGGCCATCACGTCGGCCCGTTCCTCATAACTGCCGTAGGGAATCAGGGTGTTGTCGAGGTCGAGCAGGAGTCCACGCAGGCCCCGCGCGGCCAGGAACTCGGGGGTGATGTCGTGGACGTGGGGCAGCACGTCGCGGGGGCGCAGCAGGCTCACGCGTCCACCCCCGCCGAGCCGGACGCGTCCGGCAACCCGATCACGGCCCACATTCGCCCGGTGCGGCCCGCGTCCCGGCGGTAGGAGTAGAAGTCTCCTTCGGTCGAGCAGCGCCCGCTGACCCAGAGGTGCTCGGGATTCAGCCCCGCCGCGAGCAGCACCGCCCGGTTCGCCCCGGCGAGGTCGAGGTGCGGCCCTCCCTCCCGCTCCAGCACGAAGTCTCCCAGCCCCGCGTCCCGGAACTGCTGCGCCACGTCCCCGCCGACCGCATACCGCTCGCCGCAGATGCCGGGGCCGACGGCGGCGCGGATACTCGCTGGATTGGCTCCCCGCTCCACCATCGCCTCCACCACCTTGGCGGCGATGCGGCCCAGCGTGCCGCGCCAGCCCGCGTGCGCGGCCCCGACCACCCCGGCCCCCTCGTCCGCGAGGAGGATGGGATAGCAGTCGGCGGTCCCGATGGCGAGGAGCAGCCCCCGCTCGGTGCTCACCAGCGCGTCGCCGTCCTGCACGCCGGGCTGCGCCTCGCGCACGTCGGTGCCGTGAACTTGATTCAGCCGGGCTACCCGCGAGGAGGCGAAGCCCAGGGCCTCGGCCACCCGGCGGCGGTTTTCCGCCACGGCCTGCGGATCGTCCTCGCGGTCGTCGAGGTTCAGGCCCTGGTAAGCCCCCAGCGACACGCCGCCCGCCCGCGTGGTGAACGCGTGGGGCAGCGGCAAGGCGGGGGAACGCAGGAACATCAGGGGGTCAGTATCGGGTCGCATGTCTCACCGAAGTCTGACGGGTGTACCCCCGGCGGGGGTGTGGAGGGGTCAGGGGGCCAGGACTGTCATCTCAATGGTGAGTGATCCGGTCCGGCACTGTGCTCCCTGGGCACGCGTGATCACCCCAAAGGAAGAGGTGCCGGGCCGGGCCGTCTCAGGCACCCGCACCCGCACCGTGACCTGGGGACCGCTGAAGCTCAGCGAATCGCGCAATACGTCAACGGGCTGAATCACGCCCCCCGTGAAGAGTGCCCCCGGAGCAGAGCTAGAGCGTATAAAACTCACTTCGCCCTGGTTGGGTTGACCATTGACCAGCACCGATAGGGTGACCTCGCGGGTCTCGCCGGGGCGCAGGGTGACCGTCCCGCCTCCGCTCACCGTGCGCTCCTGGCCTGTCGGGATGCAGACTTCCGAGTCGGGAATGGGAATCCGCAGGGGCTGCGAGCAGGCGGGTAGGGCCAGCAACAGGACCAGGGGAAGCCAGAGGGGGCGAGGCATGGCTGGGAGTATAGGTGTGTCCGACGCGGGCGACCTGACCACTTTTGCACCCACTCCAACCCGCACCCCCCCCACGTTGCTACAGTCCCCCCCATGAGTCTGACGATTGACCTCTCCGGCAAGACGGCCCTGGTGATGGGCGTGGCGAACGCCCGCAGCCTGGGCTGGGCCATCGCCGAACCCCTCCTTCAGGCCGGGTGCCGGGTGGGCTTTTCCTACCAGGGGGAGCGCCTGAAGGGCGAACTCGACAAGCTGCTCGTGGGCCGTGAGGGCGTGTGGACCCAGCAGGCCGACGCGACCAGTGAGGACGACCTGACGGCGCTGTTCGCCCGCGTCCGCGAGGAATTCGGGCATCTGGACTACCTCGTGCATTCCATCGCCTACGCGCCCCGCCCCGCGATGGAAGGCCGCTTTATCGCCACCACGCCGGAGGACTGGAACACCGCGCTCAATGTCAGCGCCTACACGCTGGTGAGCGCGGCCCGCCACGCCGAGGGGCTGCTGCGCCCCGGCGGCAGCATCGTGAGCCTGACCTACCACGCCTCGCAGCAGGTCGTGCCCAAGTACAACGTGATGGGGGTGGCCAAGGCGGCGCTGGAGGCCGCCACCCGCTACCTCGCCGCCGATCTGGGCAAGGCGGACGTGCGCGTCAACACCATCAGCGCCGGGGCGATGCGGACGGTCGCGGCCCGCTCCATCCCCGGCTTCAGCGGCCTGTACGACGAGGCCGGACGCCGCGCCGCCCTGGGCCGCCACGCCACCCCCGAGGAGGTGGGCAAACTGGCCCTCTTCCTGCTCTCGGACCTGGGCAGCGGCGTGACCGGGCAGACGGTCTATGTGGACGCCGGGGCGAACATCATGACCATGCCGCTGGAGTAGTCCCCCCGCCGCGCCCAGCCTCAACCCTGCTTTACTTCCCACAGTGGCCCCCGGTTCACGCGCTACAGTGGCGGGCGTGACGTGGCTGAAGCCGGTGAGCATCGATGGAGACGCGCAGGCCGCGTATAACGAGTTTCTGCGGAATCTGGAATCCAGGCTCGCGGACCCGGCGACCGACCGCAACGTGGTGGCCCGCGAGGTGCTCGCTCAGGCGATGTACGGGCGCGAGTACGGGCAACTCCTCGCGGACGCGCCTCTCGCGGCCCTGAACCTCGACGCGCGGAACGTGACCTTTGAGGCCGAGTATTACCTCGCCACCGACGCCGAGCAGTTTGCCCGCGTCAAGCCGCTGCTGTGGCTGTGGAAGAACCTCGACCTCACGCCGGTCGGGCAGAATCCGGTGACCGGCATCCCGGTGCGCCGGATTCTCGCCGGGCACATCTTCCGGCGGGTCGGGCGCGACTTCAAATGCTGGCAGAACGTGGAGTTCAGCGTGGGCTACAACATGGAGGTGGGGGACAACGTGGTCGTTCACCGCCACGTCCTGCTCGACGACATCGGCGGCATCGAGTTGCAGGACAATGCCTCGGTCAGCGACTACGTGAATATCTACAGCCACACGCATTCCGTGCTCGACGGCCCGGACGTGACCCTGCGGAGGACCGTGATCGGCCGGGGAGCACGGATCACGTACCACTCCACCATCCTGGCCGGGAGCGTGGTCAGCGACGACGCGATGCTCGCCACCCACGCCCTGCTGCGCGGGGACATCCCGCCGCACGGCATCGCGATGGGGCTGCCCGCCCGCGTGACCCGCTTCAAGGAGCGGCCCCGGCCGGAAGCCTACGGGGTGGACTCGCGCACCCATCCGCACGACGCGGGGCGCAAGGCCAACCCGCAGTTTCCCGACCCCACGCCCAACCAGACCCGCGTGCCGGGAGACGGCGACCGCTAACCCCGCGCCGTGACCCTCCCCGGTGCCCACCGTGAGGCCATCTGGACGCGGCTGCTGCGCGAGCGGGCCTGCGCGTACCCGCTGCCACCGCATGGGCACCACCCCAACTTCATCGGGGCTGCCCAGGCGGCACGGTCACTGCTCTCGCACCCGGAGGTCGCCGGGCACCGCACGCTGATCGTGGGCGGCGACCGGGTGCTCTATCCGCTGCGAAAGCTCGCGCTGGAGGCAGGCCTGACCCTCTACGTCCCGCACCAGACGCGCGAGGGGTGGTACTGGCGGCTGACCGACCCGGCGGGGGCGCAGCTCCGGGCCATGCCCCGCGTGGGCGAGCCGAGGCTGCATCCGGAGGGGGCGGGGGCCGTCGTCCTCGCCTGCGTCGCTGTGGACCGGGCGGGCGGGCGGCTGGGCAAGGGCTTCGGCTGGGGGGCGCGGGGCCTGGGCCTCGGCCTGCCCGAATACACGCTGGCGCACCCGCTGATGCTGGCGGACGCGCTGCCGTGCCCGCCCGACTCGCGAGTGAGGCTGATCGGGTTACCGGGAAGGGTGCTCGGCGTCTCGGCGCAGGCGGGCCAGCAAACTCTAGACTGAGTTCATGACCAAGCGCAGCAAAGTGTTCGTGCCCGCCGTCGTCACCGTGGCGACGGTCGGGGTGGCCGCCGGGGCCGCCTACGTCGCCCGGTACCGCAAGGACGACGTGAAGGACCTGTTCGTGGCGCAGGCGCTGGAGCGCCCTGCCGCCCGCCAGAGCTATACGGAACTCGCGCAGGGGCTGGAGCGTTCCGGCATCGCCCTCTTCCAGCGGGCGGGCCGCGCCGCCGACACCCAGGCCAACCGTGCCGTGCTGACCCACATCATCGGGATCGAGCGCTGGGGGCAGGAGCGGCTGCGGGTGGCGCTGGGCGAGCGCGCGTTCGTGCGCGACGACCACCACCCCTACAAGCCCGGCGCGGGCACCACATTGCGTGAGCTTCAGGACCTCCTCTCCCAGACCCGTGCCCGCACGGTGGACCTCGCCCGGCGCCTGAACGCTTCCCCACCCGCCGAGGGCACCACCGTCGAGCACAACGGGCTGGGGCCGCTGACGCCCAAGGGCTGGCTGCGCTACCTGACCCAGCACGCCGACCTCGAAAGCCGCAAGGTGCGCGGGGCCAAGGAAGCCAAGGCCCTGGGCGAGTGACCCCGCCCACGCTCTGGACGGTCGGCTATGAGGGAGCCGACCAAGGCGCTTTTCTCGCCACGCTGGAGGCGGCGGGCGTGACCCTGCTCGCCGACACGCGGGAGCGGGCACAGAGCCGCCGCCGGGGCTACAGCAAGACACCACTCTCGCAGGCGCTCGCGGAGCGCGGCATCGGCTACCGCCACCTGCGGACGCTGGGGACGCCGCCCCCGGTGCGCAAGGCGTACAAGCTCGACCACGATTTCCAGGCGCTGGAGGCGGCCTACACCCTGCACCTCGCCACCCAGGGGGAGGCGCTGGAGGAGCTCGGCGCCCTCGCGGGGCGGGAGCGGGTGGCCCTGCTGTGCTTTGAAGCCGATCCCAAAGCGTGCCACCGCTCGCTGATCGCCCGCCGCCTGCGGGCGCTGGGGCTGGTGGGCGAGGTGGTGGACCTCGACATTCCGGGCCGCCAGGGAACGTAGCCCAGCGCCGTAGAAAGCTGTAAGACCCTCTCCCCTACCCTGGGCGGCGATGAGCGTGCTGCAAGCCCTCTTGGGCGTGATCGTGAAGGCCGGGGCCAGTGACATCCACCTGCGGGCGGGGAGTGCGCCTGCCGCGCGGGTCAACGGCGAGATCGTGCGCTTCGGCGAGGACCGACTGCTGCCCGAACACGTCGAGACGTTCGCCCGCGAGATGATGGGGCGCCCCGGCCTGTGGGACGAGTTCCTGACCCGCCGCGACGGCGACTTCGCCTATGGAGTGCCCGGCGTGGCCCGCTTCCGGGTGAACGCCTACTACCAGCGCGGCACGGTGGGCCTGATCATGCGCGTGATCGAGGACAAGCCCATTCCCGGCTTCGCGGACCTCGGGCTGCCGGTGGGCACCTTCGAGGAACTCGCGGGGCACGAGCGCGGCTTGGTGCTGGTGACCGGGCCGACTGGGTCGGGCAAGACGACCACGCTGGCCTCGCTGCTCGACCACATCAACGCCACGCAGCCCGTCAACATCGTGACGCTGGAAGACCCCATCGAGGTGCTGCACCGCGACAAGCGGGCGCTCGTCTCGCAGCGCGAACTCGGCACCGATACGCTGAGTTTCGCGGCGGGGCTGCGGGCTGCGATGCGCCAGGACCCCGACGTCATCCTGATCGGCGAGATGCGCGACAAGGAGACGGTGGAAGCCGCGCTCTCGGCCGCGCAGACGGGGCACCTCGTCTTCTCGACCCTGCACACTCAGGACGCGATTCGCACGGTCAACCGCATCATCGATTTCTTCGCCCCGCACGAGCGCGACCAGATCCGGCTGGGGCTGTCGGAGAGCCTCGTCGGGGTGGTCAGCCAGCGGCTGCTGCCGCGCAAGGGTGGCGGGCGGGTCCTGGGCATGGAGATTCTGCTGGGCACGCCCACCGTCCGCGAGTGCGTCAAGGACCCCGAGCGCACCGACGAGATCAAGCAGGCTCTGCTGGAAGGTGGGGCGCGGGGAATGCACACCTTCGACCAGCACCTCGCCCAGCTCGTGAGCGAAGGGCTGATGACCGAGGAAGACGCCATGCAGACCGCCACCAGCCCGCACGAACTGAAGATCATGCTGATGAAGGCGCAGTTCGCCTGAGTCGCGGCACAAAGACCCGGCACGCCTTGACGTTGGGCGTGCCGGGTTCGCCTGAAAGAGGTCAGTAGGGAGGCCGCACCGCCCGGCGCAGCACCGACGCGGGCGTCTCGCGGACGGTGCGGTCCACCCCCGCCACCGGGGAGCGGTAGATCAGTTCGGAGACGAGGCTGCGCTGCTCGTCCAGCGCGTGGCACACCTGCCGCGCGAGCGAACGCCACAGGACCAGCGTGAACCCGGTCACCAGCATCAACCCCACCAGCACCGCGATCATGGGCTGGAGCTGCTCAGCCAGCACCTCGTCGAAATTGGTGATGAAGTACTCGGCCGTCGTCATCCGGAACAGGGTCGCGGGCAGCAACCACAGTCCCAGGCCCAGCAGCAGGGCGGCGGCGTATTTCAGGGGTGAGGTCGCGTCCCGCAAGGCCCGGTGCAGTGCCCCCGAGGGGCCAGGCTGCCGCTGCCACGGTCCCACCCGGCCCGCCCAGCGCGACAGCCCCCCGAAGCCCCGCCACAGCAGTCCCAGGATCGGTACTGTCAGCGTGACCGCCAGCACCACCGTGATGAAGGCGTACAGCCCGGCGGGGAGCAGTTGCATGGTGGGATCAGGCTGCCCCGCCACCCAGATGCGGATGACCACGAACGCCAGCACACCCAGCCCCAGCACCCAGCGAAAGCCCTGCGTCGCCCCGATAAAGGCCCGCCTCGCCCCCTGGTCGTCCCGGTGCGGCAAGCCCGCCGCCCACGCCCGGAAGCCCACCAGCCCCAGCGCGAGCAGCCCTGCCAGTAGTCCCAGGGTCACCTCCAGCGCGAGGTGCGGCAGAATCCGGGCCAGATGCAGGGCGGGAATGCCGATCTCCCGCGTGTCCTCCGGCATTCCGGCCCACGCCCGCAGCAGGAAGAACACCAACGCGCCGCACACCGCGAACAGGGCGAGGGCAGCGGCGGCCAGCACTCGCAGGGCCAGGTCCTGACGCGGCGTCAGCAGGGGTGTCATGGTGGGGGCAGCGTACACTGCCCGGCTGACCGGTGTGGGCAACAGTGCAGCTCTACGCCTGCATTCCCCGGCCCTTGTTCATCCATGCGGGCGGCTTGGGCGCGAAGCGGCCCAGGATGGTCCCCTGGTCGTAGGCGAGGTAGGCGTCCGCCCAGGGAAAGGTCTGGTTGAGCACCCGGATCGCCTCCGGGCTGCCCATGTTGTGGTCGAGCTGGTAGAGCACGAACTGCTCGGGCGTCTCCAGCCGCAGGTAGGTCGGCATGGCCCCGGCGTGTTCGTCCAGCACGCTCTGGAACTCGCCCACCGCGTCGGGCGTGGCCGTTTCCAGGTCGATGGTCACGTACATGACCTTGGGGACCTCGGCGAGCTGCTCGATGCTCACGACTTCCTCCGCGATGGCCCGCAGCCCGCCGTCTTCCGATTCCAGCTCCACGATCACCAGGGCGGGCGTGTCGTTGACCAGCTTCTCCTGAATGCGGTCGTAGGCGCGGGAAAAGGCCACCAGCTCGGTCTGTCCCGACTCGTCCGCGAGGATGAAGCGGGCCATCATGCCGCCCGACTTGGTGGGCTTCTTGACCACGCTCTCGATCATGCCCGCCAGCACCGCCTTGACCCGCTTGCCCGGCGCGACGTTCTGGGTGGTGAACCAGGCGTCGAGGTCCGAGATGCGGCAGCTCGCGGCCTCGCGCAGCCCCTCGTGCTGCTCCAGCGGGTGCCCGGAGATGTAGAGGCCCAGCGACTCCTTCTCGACGGCGAGGCGCTGGAGGTCGGTGTACGGCTCGACGCCTGATTTGAGCCTCGGCTCGGGGGCGGTCTCGTTCATGCCGAACAGGGCGTCCATGCCGCTGTTCGCCATCGCCGCCGCGCCCTGTGCCCAGGCCATCGCTTCTTCCAGGCTCTCGGAGAGCTGCCGCCGCTCCCCGAAGCGGTCGAAGGCCCCCGACTTGATCAGCGACTCCATCGCCTTGCGGTTGCAGACCTTGTTGCCCAGGCGGGAGCAGAAGTCGGCGAGGGACTTGTAATGGCCGCCCCGCTCGCGTTCCTCCAGAATCCGCTGCACGGCCGCCTCGCCCAGGCCCTTGATCGCGTACAGGCCGAACAGAATCTCCTCGCCCTGCACCGCGAAGTCGGGCGCCGAGCGGTTGATGTCGGGCGGCAGCACCCGCACGTCCATCTTGCGGGCGTCGGAGACGTACTCCGCCACCTTGTCGGAGTCCCGGCGCTCCACAGTGAGGAGGGCGGCCATGAACTCGACCGGGTAGTTGGCCTTCAGCCACGCGGTCTGGTAGGTGATGACCCCGTAGGCGGCCGAGTGCGACTTGTTGAAGCCGTAGTTGGCAAAGGCGTCCAGCAGGTCGAACAGGCGGTTGCCCTCGTCCTCGGGCACGCCGTTCTCCCTGGCTCCGGCGACGAAGATCTGCCGCTGGCGTTTCATCTCCTCGGCGTCCTTCTTGCCCATCGCGCGGCGCAGCAGGTCGGCTCCGCCTAGCGAGAATCCGGCGACCTCGGAGGCGATCTGCATGATCTGTTCCTGGTAGACGGGGATGCCGTAGGTTTCCGCCAGGATCTTTTCCAGCCATTTCGCGCTGTTGGGAAAGCCGTCCTTGACGTAATCCACTTCCTCGACGCCGTGGTGACGGCGGACGTAGGTGGGGATGTTCTCCATTGGGCCAGGGCGGTAGAGGGCCGAAAGGGCAATGATGTCGGCGAGGCGGCGGGGCTTGAGACGGCGGGAGGCGTCCGCGATGCCTGCCCCTTCAAGCTGGAAGACGCCTTTGGTGTCGCCCCGGCTCATCAGCTCGTAGGTCCGGGCGTCGTCGAAGGGAATCGCGTCGAAGTCGATCTCGATGCCCTTGGACTCGCGCATGATGCGCTTGGCCTCGTCGAGGAAGGACAGGGTCCGCAGCCCCAGGAAGTCCATCTTGATCAGGCCGATGTCCTCCACGGCCTTCATGTCGTACTGGCAGACCATGCCCTCGCCGGAGGTGTCGCGCATGACGGGCACGAGGTCGGTCAGTTGCGTCTTGCCGATTACGACGCCTGCCGCATGGACCGAGGCGTGGCGGGTCAGGCCCTCGAGCTTCTGCGCGAACTCGTAGGCTTCGAGCAGTTGGGCGTCTTCCGCCAGCATCTGCTGGATGTCCGGCACGGCCTCCCGCGCCTGCTCCAGCGAGTAGGACTTGCCGAACTTGATGGGGATCAGCTTGGAAACCTTGTCCACCTTGGCGTATTCCAGGCCCATCACGCGGGCCACGTCCTTGAGGCACGCCTTGGACGCCATCGTCCCGAAGGTGGCGATCTGCGCGACCTTGTCGTCGCCGTACTTCTGCTGCACGTAGCCGATGACCTCGCCGCGCCGGGCATCGTTGAAGTCGATGTCGAAGTCGGGCATGGAGATGCGGTCGGGATTCAGGAAACGCTCGAACAGCAGTTCGAATTCCAGCGGATCGAGGTTGGTGATGCGGATCGCGTAGGCGACGAGCGACCCCGCGCCCGACCCACGCCCCGGCCCCACCGAGATGCCCTGGTCCTTGGCCCAGTTGATGTAGTCCGCGACGATCAGGAAGTAGTCGGGAAAGCCCATGTTGTTGATGACCGAGAGTTCGTACTCGGCCCGGCGCAGGATGACGAGGGCGTGGGTATGGTGCGCCTTCGTGGTCTCCTCGCCGTCCGCTTCAGGGTCGAGTTCGATGGCCGTGTCGCTGTCTCCCTGGCGGGCCTGGCGGCAGTCCTCGTGGGCGTAGGGGGGCAGCTTTCCGGCCTCAGCCTCGGCTTCCATGACCTCCAGCGCCGGGTATTTCGTGTACTTCTCCCCCGCCGCCTTGCCCCGCGCCTCCCACTCGCTGCCCATGAAGGCGAGCAGGGTGAACAGCGTTTCGAGGTCGCAGGTCGTGGCATCGCAGCCCTTCACGCGGGCAAGGACTTTCGCCCGGTCCTCCGCCCCCAGCGCCTCCAGCGAGCGCAGGGCGTAGTCGCGCAGCAGCCCCTCCGTCGCGTGGGCCGGATACCGCTTGACCGTGCCCCGGTACGTCTGCACCCGCAGTTCCTCGGCCATCGTGCGGCCTTCGGGGATGGGGAGGGCGGGCATCTGGTACCGCCGCTTCTTGCCGACGGGCAAGTCGACATTGCAGATGGACGCGATATGGGCCGTGTTGTCGAAGGGCTCCTCGCCCCACTCGGAGACGGGGAGGGCCGCCTGCATCTCGTCGAGGCCCTTCACGTAGAACTCGTCACAGGGGAACTTGAAACGGTTCTCGTCGGCCAGGGTCGCCTTGGTCTGGATGGCGAGCAGCGTCTCGTGGGCGGTCGCGTCGGTCTTCTTGACGTAGTGGCCGTCGTTCGTGGCGACCATCCCGATGCCGAGTTCCTGCGCCCAGGCCTTCAGGATGGGGTTGTTGCGCTTCTGCTCGGGCAGGC from the Deinococcus sp. NW-56 genome contains:
- a CDS encoding acyltransferase, yielding MTWLKPVSIDGDAQAAYNEFLRNLESRLADPATDRNVVAREVLAQAMYGREYGQLLADAPLAALNLDARNVTFEAEYYLATDAEQFARVKPLLWLWKNLDLTPVGQNPVTGIPVRRILAGHIFRRVGRDFKCWQNVEFSVGYNMEVGDNVVVHRHVLLDDIGGIELQDNASVSDYVNIYSHTHSVLDGPDVTLRRTVIGRGARITYHSTILAGSVVSDDAMLATHALLRGDIPPHGIAMGLPARVTRFKERPRPEAYGVDSRTHPHDAGRKANPQFPDPTPNQTRVPGDGDR
- a CDS encoding enoyl-ACP reductase → MSLTIDLSGKTALVMGVANARSLGWAIAEPLLQAGCRVGFSYQGERLKGELDKLLVGREGVWTQQADATSEDDLTALFARVREEFGHLDYLVHSIAYAPRPAMEGRFIATTPEDWNTALNVSAYTLVSAARHAEGLLRPGGSIVSLTYHASQQVVPKYNVMGVAKAALEAATRYLAADLGKADVRVNTISAGAMRTVAARSIPGFSGLYDEAGRRAALGRHATPEEVGKLALFLLSDLGSGVTGQTVYVDAGANIMTMPLE
- the pgeF gene encoding peptidoglycan editing factor PgeF, translated to MRPDTDPLMFLRSPALPLPHAFTTRAGGVSLGAYQGLNLDDREDDPQAVAENRRRVAEALGFASSRVARLNQVHGTDVREAQPGVQDGDALVSTERGLLLAIGTADCYPILLADEGAGVVGAAHAGWRGTLGRIAAKVVEAMVERGANPASIRAAVGPGICGERYAVGGDVAQQFRDAGLGDFVLEREGGPHLDLAGANRAVLLAAGLNPEHLWVSGRCSTEGDFYSYRRDAGRTGRMWAVIGLPDASGSAGVDA
- a CDS encoding YqeG family HAD IIIA-type phosphatase; the encoded protein is MSLLRPRDVLPHVHDITPEFLAARGLRGLLLDLDNTLIPYGSYEERADVMAWAADLRRSGIRLYLLSNATGRRARFWLDKLGFEGVGMAGKPNPRAFRQALAKLGLPPYQVGMVGDQVFTDVLGGNLAGMHTILVHPLADNALPHTRVTRKLERAVLKRYGHDWRA
- a CDS encoding type II/IV secretion system protein, giving the protein MALSIGDRRLGAILLEQGYVSDTELQKALVRHAEVGGRLADILIDSGQVGEKRIARAIEEALGIPLVNLLVVTPEARAVSAVRAQTAQAMAAFPFAREGDTLRVAFVDPLSSLAIEALEDDSGLNIEPYQALRDQVLWAIGTYYPELGLDVPLPGEEGGDANGGQLGRLLTTRGLITDAQLQVALDAQQQTGESLGATLVTQGALTEERLYEVLAEQAGAPYLPDTRGLQPPEDVLGALLRADALRLSAVPVEETAAAVTVLTSDPRRREELEALIGRPVSLILARPRDVEALIERCYPQRTRLGEQMVQQGTLSRAQLREALQVQARGGKVKPLGEVIVELGFANPGDIDTALQKQNAGGGRLEDTLVQSGKLSPEMLARSLAAQLGYEYLDPGQNPPDAAVALLIPEATARRYGVVPVRLQGESLIVAMKDPRNVFALDDLKLMTGREIVPAVMAEKDITRLLERYHGNKDMAALNQKLAAESKAREAKREDVDLSAGLDDNAVVRVVDQIIREAALQDASDIHIEPTQTALRVRYRIDGVLREQPELPRGSAQSVLARIKIMGNLDISERRLPQDGRVRFKKGSIDIDLRLSTLPTVYGEKAVMRLLQKAENIPEVEQLGFSAHNFQRYLDVIEKPNGIFLVTGPTGSGKSFTSFSTLKRIARPEKNTTTIEDPIEYEIPGIVQSQVNSVAGMTFARALRAFLRQDPDIIFVGEIRDTETAKIATEAALTGHLVLATLHTNDAPGAITRLDEMGVEPFNISASVIGVLAQRLVRRVCSECKQPTNADPDVLRRLGLAEEEVRGASLVRGAGCPRCGGTGYKGRMGIHELMVIDDPLRRAIGAGQTASELRDVALAESGMKTLRQDGIDKALAGMTTLEEVLAVTAG
- a CDS encoding 5-formyltetrahydrofolate cyclo-ligase, whose translation is MTLPGAHREAIWTRLLRERACAYPLPPHGHHPNFIGAAQAARSLLSHPEVAGHRTLIVGGDRVLYPLRKLALEAGLTLYVPHQTREGWYWRLTDPAGAQLRAMPRVGEPRLHPEGAGAVVLACVAVDRAGGRLGKGFGWGARGLGLGLPEYTLAHPLMLADALPCPPDSRVRLIGLPGRVLGVSAQAGQQTLD